The region CCTGGCCTCACGCGGTCCAACACGACTTCAGCGACGGGTATCACGGCGTCATCCACTGGCTCCGACAATCAAAGCCAGCCAATCCCTCGATGGACGTCGTCCTGCCGCGAGAATATCTAGCTGAACACAGCGAGGGTCTTCGTCGAGCATGGGAGTACGGGAAGTTCGATCAGGGAGGGCAATCGGACTGGAACGATCTCGGATTCTGGTGGTTGAGTGCCTCGTATGACCCGTACCAGAAGTGGTTCAAACTCACCGAAACGCCTGACGGGCGGACGATGCTTCAGCTCGGGAAGCAGGTCCGCGGTACTGAACACGTGCTCGCTCCAGTTCAGACTGAACACTCTCGGAATCGGGGGAAGGTTCACAGCTTGGCTTACGAGGTTGATTCAGCAGATACCTCCGCTGGCGAATGGGCAGATATCGAAAAGGCGTGGCTGGAAACCGGCTTACAGAGCACTTCGGTTATCTTCAAGCTCGTTGCAACTCCGAGCGGGGAGCTCGCTCTTTCGCTGGGAAAGTACAAGGAACACAGCGACGATGGCGAGTTCATTACCGTCTCTACCGAGTTCAAGCGTAATCTCAAAGAGAGTCTCCACGAACTCGCTAACCTTCTGGGGTGACCTGACTCGGCCCGGAAATCCGCCCACAACGGTAAATGGACGGACTACAAACAGCAGTCAATAATGTCGGACGAGGCTGACGATTTGTATGATAAGTACATCGACTACGATGGCAGAGATCTCGATACCCGGAATGTCGGTGATGGGAAGGTAGTTCGGCCGATTACGGCCGAGAATTTCGAGATGGAGAAACGGACTCTGGGGGAGGTTCTCACCGATCAGAAGTTCAACGTACCAGAGTACCAGCGACTGTACTCGTGGAAGAACATCCATCACGAACAGTATTGGTCGGACATCGAGCAGTTCGTTAATGCCGACTTGGTCGCTGACCGACGCGAAGTTTCTGACGTGTTCTTCAGCTCGATGTACTTCGCGGTCAACGACGACAAACAGGTGTATGAGGTCATCGACGGCCAACAGCGGCTGACGACGACACACCTGCTGTTGCGCGTCCTTATGGAGCACCTCGAGGACGTCGATCCAGCCTCTATCGAGGACGATACCCTGGCGGAGTTCCGGGACTACGGGATCGGGCGAATCACCGATATTCTCTATGTGGAGGAGTCGTTCGGCAAACGTGAGCCCCGGCTCACGCTGAACAAACACGACGCTGAATTTTTCAAAGCCCTCATGATGGGCCCTCCGCCCAGGTGGACTACCTCAAGAACGAGGCCGACTTCAGAATCCACGGGAACAACAGCGATGCGGTGCAAGTCTCGGAGTGTCTGGACCGGTTCGGCACTACGGACGATGACCTCGCGGACTTGGATACTGACTCGCTCTCCTCGGGGGCGTTCTTCAAACTGTACCGCTCACACCGGCGGTTGTTGAAGGCCTACGAGTTCTACGACGAGAAGATTAGCGGCGTCGTCGCCGACGCCGAGACGCCGGACGAGACTGTGCGAGCGCTCGTGAATATCCTTAACTACGTCTACAACTCCTACCACGTCGGGGAGTACCTGATTCGAGAGGCGGAGTCGGACTTCCGGATGCAGATCTTCGAGATTTTGAACGACCGCGGCGTCGATCTGACGAAGATCGACCGTATCAGGGCGGCGGTCGTGAACGCGTTCTTCGATACCGACGTGAAAGACGAGTACGTCGACAAGTGGGAGGACATCGTGGTGGCGTTCGCAACCGATGGTGATGCCATCGACGACTACCTCTCGATCTATCTGAGTATCGTCGACGATGGCATCGACAGGATTGGTGACGCGAGCGCCGAACTGACCAACGCCTTCGACACGAGGAACATCGACTCGGATGTCGTCCCGCGCCTTCGGAATCTCGATGAAGCGAAGGCCTTCCTCGACTACGCGCACGACCTCGTCGACTACTACCAAGATATCACAACCACGGAGCTCGCCGCCGAGGACCTTGAGTTAGCCAGTCACCGAGAGCAGTGTCGGGAAATCCTTGTTCGCCTCAATAACCAACAGATGGACCAGTGGCGGCCATTCGTCCTGGCGCTCTACTATCACACCAATCCTGAATCGGAACGGGATGCAGCACAGTTCCACCGCGTACTAGAGACCATCGAGAAACTCAACCTGCGACGCCTCCTCATCTCTGAACGTCCGAGTATTTTCCGCGAGGTCTTCATCGAGGCCGTCGAGGAGTTCAATCTCGCACCAACTGCCGACGCCACTCCAGATAGTGTATACGAGGCTTCTCGAGAGTACCTCATCACCGAGATGCGTTCCTCTACGCCGACGCTGTTCGGCGACCGGTTCGTCGATACGGTCGTTCAGACGCAGTCCTGGAGTACCGGAACGGCGCGACTGCTCTTCGGGAAGATCGCCCAGGATCACTTCGATGACAGTAGTCGTGCCGTCGAGCGAGACCTGAACATGGGGAACATCCATCTCGAACACGTCCTCCCGCAGACTCCCGTCAGCGACCCGGAAGACCCGACGTGGCTTCGGGAGTTTTTCAAACTCGACTCGGAGCCGGACATCGAGATCGCGTCAGAGATCGAACGCTATATCGAGCTGGTGCAGCGCTCTGATCTCGACGAAGAGGAGGAGCGACTGAAAGACAATATCTCGGAGTTCATCACGCAGGGGTTCATCGACGATATCGGGAACTTCCTCCTGCTCCGTGACACCGATAATATCGGGGCGAGTAATCGGCCACTCGCCGAGAAGATGACGCAGTACTACTCCGAGATCGACGGTTTCGCCAGTATCTACCCCAATCGGTATTTCACGGCCGAATACGGCAACGTCGA is a window of Halobellus limi DNA encoding:
- a CDS encoding DUF262 domain-containing protein: MSDEADDLYDKYIDYDGRDLDTRNVGDGKVVRPITAENFEMEKRTLGEVLTDQKFNVPEYQRLYSWKNIHHEQYWSDIEQFVNADLVADRREVSDVFFSSMYFAVNDDKQVYEVIDGQQRLTTTHLLLRVLMEHLEDVDPASIEDDTLAEFRDYGIGRITDILYVEESFGKREPRLTLNKHDAEFFKALMMGPPPRWTTSRTRPTSESTGTTAMRCKSRSVWTGSALRTMTSRTWILTRSPRGRSSNCTAHTGGC
- a CDS encoding GmrSD restriction endonuclease domain-containing protein, yielding MRSSTPTLFGDRFVDTVVQTQSWSTGTARLLFGKIAQDHFDDSSRAVERDLNMGNIHLEHVLPQTPVSDPEDPTWLREFFKLDSEPDIEIASEIERYIELVQRSDLDEEEERLKDNISEFITQGFIDDIGNFLLLRDTDNIGASNRPLAEKMTQYYSEIDGFASIYPNRYFTAEYGNVDRDSLDKLREQHDGGDVSNVDADVVAYSTPSGPTRLCRIDESSSSWIFCRRLGSIRLRTSSGLNPTKMRYATNSREDGPRV
- a CDS encoding competence protein CoiA family protein — encoded protein: MPFLALHDGTEVIPNQVQKGDLLECPKCGDQLKIRDSHRRKGSFVARHFYHAAEEETDCGGESPPHLRMKSIAYSKLTTEYPDATIGLEQQLGDRRADILVEFPQPQFPEGRGIGVEAQHKHEDKDVDAVTAEYLAAGYSILWLAEEDFSGFNVDLSGILPTWPHAVQHDFSDGYHGVIHWLRQSKPANPSMDVVLPREYLAEHSEGLRRAWEYGKFDQGGQSDWNDLGFWWLSASYDPYQKWFKLTETPDGRTMLQLGKQVRGTEHVLAPVQTEHSRNRGKVHSLAYEVDSADTSAGEWADIEKAWLETGLQSTSVIFKLVATPSGELALSLGKYKEHSDDGEFITVSTEFKRNLKESLHELANLLG